DNA sequence from the Chondrinema litorale genome:
GCATCGGGGCATTTGCCTTGTTTTCTTTAGGCCTGTTTATATGGACGGCCAGAATATTTACTCGCTCTGCAAAATGGTACAGAATCGTGCTAAATACACTGGCCGAATTTTTTATTTTTTGCTTTCTAATTATCAGTCTAGTTGGAATTCTATACCTTTTTGATCCCAACACACTGGATGTAAGTGACTCTTAAGGTAAACTATTTTGAAAATCTTGATATTGGCTACTGTTGTTACTAGTTTCGGTACTACAGTTTTCCTCATCGGCTTTTTCATAGATTGCTTCTACTCTGTTATCTGGGTTGGGGTGAGTACTTAAAAACTCTGGTGTACCACCTGTACTTCCCTCTTCAATCATTTTTTCGAAGAAACCAGCAGCACCTGCGCAGTTATAAATAGTATTTCCTAAGTATTCCACAGAAGTTTCATCTGCCTCACTTTCATTTTTTCTACTGTATTGTAATGAGGCCAAACTACCAGCAATATCTTTTAATAGTTGTTGATTTTCGCCCAAAATAATTTCGAGTAATAATTGAAAACCGTATTGTCTAGTAAGTGCATCTGTAGAGTGTCTTTTGTCTGAATGTGCAATTTCGTGACCCATAACACCAGCAAGCTGGTCTTCTGTTTCTAAGTATTTAATTAAGCCAGTGTATACATATAATTTGCCGCCAGGAGTAGCAAAGGCATTTAATACGTCTTCATCAATTAAAAAAACTTCCCAGTTAAAGTTGTCTAGGTGTTGTACTTCTCCACTGTTTAATATGGTATTGGTTATACGATCTAAATGGCTATATGCTTCAGGATAGGCTGATCTCGACATCAAATTATATTCTCCACTGCTTTCGATTTCAGTTTTTACCTGTTCCCCGAATTCTTTATCCTGCTCTACACTAAAGAAATTTAAGTCACCGTCTTTATCACACGAGAGGAGGAATATTAGAAGTAAGGGAAAAAATAGTTTTTTTAACATAGCTGTATTTTATTATTTCTTTTAAAATGGTTTAGGGTTATTTCCTTAAC
Encoded proteins:
- a CDS encoding M48 family metalloprotease, with the protein product MLKKLFFPLLLIFLLSCDKDGDLNFFSVEQDKEFGEQVKTEIESSGEYNLMSRSAYPEAYSHLDRITNTILNSGEVQHLDNFNWEVFLIDEDVLNAFATPGGKLYVYTGLIKYLETEDQLAGVMGHEIAHSDKRHSTDALTRQYGFQLLLEIILGENQQLLKDIAGSLASLQYSRKNESEADETSVEYLGNTIYNCAGAAGFFEKMIEEGSTGGTPEFLSTHPNPDNRVEAIYEKADEENCSTETSNNSSQYQDFQNSLP